A DNA window from Pseudomonas resinovorans NBRC 106553 contains the following coding sequences:
- a CDS encoding ABC transporter substrate-binding protein encodes MSNRPLKLLALAGLAAATLSAGAMAESKPSFVSSGSFQVCSDPTFPPLEFFEKTGDREPSGFDADLIRAMAKHWGVKPRFIVTEFTGLLPGLDAKRCDAVISGTLITPERIQKLNAVPYLASSTIVFGSGKGDVKLNSLEDLSGKVVAVQSGTRYVTIMEKLNEQLKAAGKTPATLQTYPKGSDVAQQVLVGRAAAGLSQDTELAYRELQTPGQFKTLYAFPEKDIFGAYMRPNPEDKQAVLDAVAALKADGTLKAIAEKWKLDPANLDTTAQ; translated from the coding sequence ATGAGCAACCGTCCGCTGAAACTGCTGGCCCTGGCCGGCCTGGCCGCCGCCACCCTGAGTGCCGGCGCCATGGCTGAAAGCAAGCCGTCGTTCGTGAGCTCGGGAAGTTTCCAGGTCTGTTCCGACCCGACCTTCCCGCCGCTGGAGTTTTTCGAGAAGACCGGTGACCGCGAGCCCAGCGGCTTCGACGCCGACCTGATCCGCGCCATGGCCAAGCACTGGGGCGTGAAGCCGCGCTTCATCGTCACCGAGTTCACCGGCCTGCTGCCGGGCCTGGACGCCAAGCGTTGCGACGCGGTCATCAGCGGCACCCTGATCACCCCCGAGCGGATCCAGAAGCTCAACGCCGTGCCTTACCTGGCCAGCTCCACCATCGTCTTCGGCAGCGGCAAGGGCGACGTCAAGCTGAACAGCCTGGAAGACCTCTCCGGCAAGGTGGTGGCGGTGCAGTCCGGCACCCGCTACGTGACCATCATGGAGAAGCTCAACGAGCAGCTGAAGGCCGCCGGCAAGACCCCGGCCACCCTGCAGACCTACCCCAAGGGTAGCGATGTAGCCCAGCAGGTACTGGTAGGCCGCGCCGCCGCCGGCCTGTCCCAGGACACCGAACTGGCCTACCGCGAACTGCAGACCCCCGGCCAGTTCAAGACCCTCTACGCGTTCCCCGAGAAGGACATCTTCGGTGCCTACATGCGGCCGAACCCGGAAGACAAGCAGGCCGTCCTGGATGCCGTCGCCGCCCTGAAAGCGGATGGCACCCTCAAGGCCATCGCCGAGAAATGGAAGCTCGATCCAGCCAACCTGGACACCACCGCTCAGTAA
- a CDS encoding cytosine permease encodes MHNNNNDHAVTRIETHGVEQIPDNERDASPKDLFRLIFGGANTFATAVLGSFPVLFGLSFEAGFWAILLGVLVGSLILAPMGVFGALNGTNNAVSSGAHFGVHGRIVGSFLSLLTAIAFFSLSVWSSGDALVGGAKRLFGLPETDLTLGLAYGLFAVLVLVVCIYGFRFMLLVNKVAVWAASVMFLLGVAAFVGPFDASYAGSVNLGQEGFWAAFIGAALLAMSNPVSFGAFLGDWSRYIPRQTSKQRIMLAVIAAQFATLIPFLFGLVTATIVAVQAPDYIAQNNYVGGLLAVSPAWFFLPVCLIAVIGGMSTGTTSLYGTGLDMSSVFPRLLNRVQATVMIGVLSIGFIFIGRFAFNLVQSVSTFAVLIITCTSPWMVIMILGLIVRRGFYCPDDLQVFTRGLSGGRYWFTNGWNWRGMGAWVPSALVGLCFVNLPGQFVGPLGELAGGIDISLPVTLGTAALLYLALLTIFPEPAEVYGPKGPRWVPAGKPSQARVPGSAEAA; translated from the coding sequence ATGCATAACAACAACAACGATCACGCAGTCACCCGAATAGAAACCCATGGTGTCGAGCAGATCCCCGATAACGAACGGGATGCCAGCCCCAAGGACCTGTTCCGCCTGATCTTCGGCGGCGCGAACACCTTCGCCACCGCCGTGCTCGGCAGCTTCCCGGTGCTCTTCGGCCTGTCCTTCGAGGCGGGCTTCTGGGCCATCCTGCTGGGCGTGCTGGTGGGTTCGCTGATCCTCGCCCCGATGGGCGTGTTCGGCGCCCTGAACGGCACCAACAACGCGGTGTCCTCCGGCGCCCACTTCGGCGTGCATGGCCGTATCGTTGGCTCCTTCCTCTCCCTGCTCACCGCCATCGCGTTCTTCTCGCTGTCGGTATGGAGCTCCGGTGACGCCCTGGTGGGCGGCGCCAAACGTCTCTTCGGCCTGCCGGAAACCGACCTGACCCTGGGCCTGGCCTACGGCCTGTTCGCCGTGCTGGTACTGGTGGTGTGCATCTACGGCTTCCGCTTCATGCTGCTGGTGAACAAGGTCGCCGTCTGGGCCGCCAGCGTCATGTTCCTGCTGGGCGTTGCAGCCTTCGTCGGCCCGTTCGATGCCAGCTATGCAGGTTCGGTGAACCTCGGCCAGGAAGGTTTCTGGGCCGCCTTCATCGGCGCCGCCCTGCTGGCCATGAGCAACCCGGTGTCCTTCGGTGCCTTCCTCGGCGACTGGTCGCGCTACATCCCGCGCCAGACCTCCAAGCAGCGCATCATGCTGGCGGTGATCGCCGCGCAGTTCGCCACCCTGATCCCGTTCCTGTTCGGCCTGGTCACCGCGACCATCGTCGCCGTCCAGGCGCCGGACTACATCGCCCAGAACAACTACGTCGGCGGCCTGCTGGCCGTATCCCCGGCCTGGTTCTTCCTGCCGGTGTGCCTGATCGCGGTAATCGGCGGCATGTCCACCGGCACCACCTCGCTCTACGGCACGGGCCTGGACATGTCCTCGGTGTTCCCGCGCCTGCTCAACCGCGTGCAGGCCACCGTGATGATCGGCGTGCTGTCCATCGGCTTCATCTTCATCGGCCGCTTCGCCTTCAACCTGGTGCAGAGCGTGTCCACCTTCGCCGTGCTGATCATCACCTGCACCAGCCCCTGGATGGTGATCATGATCCTCGGCCTGATCGTGCGCCGTGGCTTCTACTGCCCGGACGACCTGCAGGTGTTCACCCGTGGCCTGTCCGGCGGCCGCTACTGGTTCACCAATGGCTGGAACTGGCGCGGCATGGGCGCCTGGGTTCCCAGCGCGCTGGTCGGCCTGTGCTTCGTCAACCTGCCGGGCCAGTTCGTCGGCCCGCTGGGTGAACTGGCCGGCGGAATCGATATCAGCCTGCCGGTGACCCTGGGCACCGCCGCCCTGCTCTACCTGGCCCTGCTGACGATCTTCCCGGAACCGGCCGAAGTGTACGGTCCGAAAGGCCCGCGCTGGGTCCCTGCAGGCAAGCCTTCCCAGGCTCGCGTGCCGGGCTCGGCCGAAGCTGCGTAA
- a CDS encoding nuclear transport factor 2 family protein, with translation MSDQKQVLEAASTLVAAFAANDTEAYFAAFSEDASFVFHTCDAPLPTRAAYRELWESWQRDGFEVLACQSINPVVCLQGDVAIFYHDVATRLRIQGEEIESRERETIVFRRQQEKGHWLACHEHLSAMPEQLPQT, from the coding sequence ATGAGCGACCAGAAGCAAGTCCTGGAGGCCGCCAGCACGCTGGTGGCCGCCTTCGCCGCGAACGATACCGAAGCCTACTTCGCCGCCTTCAGCGAAGACGCCAGCTTCGTCTTCCACACCTGCGATGCGCCGCTGCCCACCCGCGCGGCGTACCGCGAGCTGTGGGAAAGCTGGCAGCGCGACGGTTTCGAGGTGCTGGCGTGCCAATCCATCAACCCCGTGGTGTGCCTGCAGGGCGACGTGGCGATCTTCTACCACGACGTCGCCACGCGCCTGCGCATCCAGGGTGAAGAAATAGAAAGCCGTGAGCGGGAAACCATCGTTTTCCGTCGGCAACAAGAAAAAGGCCACTGGTTGGCCTGTCACGAGCACTTGTCGGCGATGCCGGAGCAGCTGCCGCAAACCTGA
- the speB gene encoding agmatinase, producing MDKKLHQPLGGNEMPRFGGIATMMRLPHIQSPEELNALDAAFVGVPLDIGTSLRSGTRFGPREIRAESVMIRPYNMATGAAPFDSLNVADIGDVAINTFNLLEAVRIIEQEYDRILDHGILPLTLGGDHTITLPILRAIHKKHGKVGLVHIDAHADVNDNMFGEKIAHGTTFRRAVEEGLLDCDRVVQIGLRAQGYTAEDFNWSRKQGFRVVQAEECWHKSLEPLMAEVREKVGGGPVYLSFDIDGIDPAWAPGTGTPEIGGLTTIQAIEIVRGCQGLDIIGCDLVEVSPPYDTTGNTSLLGANLLYEMLCVLPGVERR from the coding sequence ATGGACAAGAAACTGCACCAACCCCTGGGCGGCAATGAAATGCCCCGCTTCGGCGGAATCGCCACCATGATGCGCCTGCCGCACATCCAATCCCCTGAAGAACTCAATGCCCTGGATGCCGCCTTCGTCGGCGTGCCGCTGGACATCGGTACTTCCCTGCGTTCCGGTACCCGCTTCGGTCCGCGCGAGATCCGCGCCGAATCGGTGATGATCCGCCCGTACAACATGGCGACCGGCGCTGCCCCCTTCGATTCGCTGAACGTGGCCGATATCGGCGACGTGGCCATCAACACCTTCAACCTGCTGGAAGCCGTGCGCATCATCGAGCAGGAATACGACCGCATCCTCGACCACGGCATCCTGCCGCTGACCCTGGGCGGCGACCACACCATCACCCTGCCGATCCTGCGTGCCATCCACAAGAAGCACGGCAAGGTGGGCCTGGTGCACATCGACGCCCACGCCGACGTCAACGACAACATGTTCGGCGAGAAGATCGCCCACGGCACCACCTTCCGCCGCGCCGTGGAAGAAGGCCTGCTCGATTGCGACCGCGTGGTGCAGATCGGCCTGCGCGCCCAGGGCTACACCGCCGAAGACTTCAACTGGAGCCGCAAGCAGGGCTTCCGCGTGGTCCAGGCCGAAGAGTGCTGGCACAAGTCGCTGGAGCCGCTGATGGCCGAAGTCCGCGAGAAAGTCGGCGGCGGCCCGGTGTACCTGTCCTTCGACATCGACGGCATCGACCCGGCCTGGGCGCCCGGTACCGGCACCCCGGAAATCGGCGGCCTGACCACCATCCAGGCCATCGAGATCGTCCGTGGCTGCCAGGGCCTGGACATCATCGGTTGCGACCTCGTCGAGGTGTCCCCGCCTTACGACACCACCGGCAATACCTCCCTGCTGGGCGCCAACCTGCTCTACGAAATGCTCTGTGTCCTGCCGGGCGTCGAGCGTCGTTGA